Proteins encoded within one genomic window of Triticum aestivum cultivar Chinese Spring chromosome 2D, IWGSC CS RefSeq v2.1, whole genome shotgun sequence:
- the LOC123049636 gene encoding putative serpin-Z8: MQSWEPQFIAVHEGFKVLTLRYQAQDNLTPSGRPAPSDGNMCAWFSMCIFLPDALDGLPGLVDMIASQPADFLEKHLPEEKIDVREFRVPKFKLSFHGSVVAILKKLGLQSAFSDQADLSDMVEDDESGLPLVLNDVIHKAVMEVNEEGTVAAAVSIDEMLFGGCNFMRPPPPRVDFVADHPFAYLIMEETTGAVVFAGHVLDPSIGS, encoded by the coding sequence ATGCAGAGTTGGGAGCCCCAGTTCATCGCAGTGCACGAAGGGTTCAAGGTGCTCACACTCCGGTACCAGGCGCAAGATAATCTAACTCCGTCTGGGCGTCCCGCTCCCTCTGATGGTAACATGTGTGCATGGTTTTCTATGTGCATCTTCCTTCCGGATGCCCTCGACGGTTTGCCGGGCCTGGTTGACATGATAGCATCCCAGCCTGCTGACTTCTTGGAAAAGCACCTGCCGGAGGAGAAGATCGATGTTAGGGAGTTCCGGGTGCCCAAGTTCAAGCTCTCCTTCCATGGCAGCGTCGTCGCCATCCTCAAGAAGTTGGGGCTTCAGTCGGCGTTCAGTGATCAAGCCGATTTGTCTGACATGGTGGAGGACGATGAATCTGGTTTGCCATTGGTCTTGAACGACGTAATCCACAAGGCGGTCATGGAGGTAAACGAGGAAGGCACCGTAGCCGCGGCTGTGTCCATAGATGAGATGTTATTCGGTGGTTGTAATTTCATGCGGCCGCCACCTCCTCGAGTAGATTTTGTAGCCGACCATCCGTTTGCGTACTTAATAATGGAGGAGACAACCGGCGCAGTTGTCTTTGCGGGGCATGTCCTTGACCCCTCCATCGGGAGCTAG
- the LOC123055859 gene encoding kinesin-like protein KIN-4C produces the protein MSNFATNFFALPIMRCGCSPALELRFCEFLFRDPMESSDMASQPLSDRVTPKLLLGCTDCVTVMPGEPQTGSGKTYTTGTNYTGEADRGGIIAPLMEMIFRKSDAMNRHTEFLIRVSFIEIFKEEVFDLLDDHGSVAKVAAPARVPIQIRQNCKWKHYT, from the exons ATGTCAAATTTTGCAACAAATTTTTTTGCCTTACCAATCATGCGGTGTGGGTGCTCACCGGCGCTGGAGCTGAG GTTCTGCGAATTCTTGTTTAGGGATCCGATGGAGAGCTCGGATATGGCATCGCAGCCGTTGAGCGACAGGGTCACGCCGAAGCTCCTCCTCGGCTGCACGGATTGCGTCACTGTCATGCCGGGCGAGCCGCAG ACTGGATCCGGAAAGACATATACGACGGGTACCAATTATACTGGTGAAGCTGATCGTGGAGGAATAATTGCACCTCTCATGGAGATGATATTCAGGAAATCTGATGCGATGAACCGTCATACAGAGTTCTTAATTAGGGTATCCTTCATCGAG ATATTCAAGGAGGAAGTATTTGATTTACTTGATGATCATGGGTCTGTTGCAAAAGTGGCAGCGCCTGCTAGAGTGCCTATTCAGATTCGACAAAACTGCAAATGGAAGCATTACACTTGA